A DNA window from Anastrepha obliqua isolate idAnaObli1 chromosome 5, idAnaObli1_1.0, whole genome shotgun sequence contains the following coding sequences:
- the LOC129247545 gene encoding serine/threonine-protein phosphatase PP2A 65 kDa regulatory subunit isoform X3, producing the protein MAASDKSVDDSLYPIAVLIDELKNEDVQLRLNSIKKLSTIALALGEERTRSELIPFLTETIYDEDEVLLALADQLGNFTSLVGGPEYAMYLIPPLESLATVEETVVRDKAVESLRTVAAEHSAQDLEIHVVPTLQRLVSGDWFTSRTSACGLFSVCYPRVSQPVKAELRANFRKLCQDETPMVRRAAASKLGEFAKVVEIEYLKSDLIPNFVQLAQDDQDSVRLLAVEACVSIAQLLPQEDVEHLVLPTLRQCASDSSWRVRYMVAEKFVELQKAVGPEITRVDLVPAFQYLLKDAEAEVRAAVATKVKDFCANLDKTNQVQIIMTSILPYVRDLVSDPNPHVKSALASVIMGLSPMLGAYNTVEHLLPLFLTQLKDECPEVRLNIISNLDCVNDVIGIQQLSQSLLPAIVELAEDSKWRVRLAIIEYMPALAGQLGQEFFDQKLRGLCMGWLNDHVYAIREAATLNMKKLVEQFGAQWAEQAIIPMILVMSRNKNYLHRMTCLFCLNMLAEVCGTDITTKLLLPTVLLLATDPVANVRFNVAKTLQKISPFLEASVIDSQVKPTLEKLNADPDVDVKHFASEAIAGIAAAEVKNGKD; encoded by the exons atggcAGCAAGCGACAAGTCTGTCGATGACTCCCTTTACCCGATCGCTGTACTAATCGATGAGTTGAAAAATGAGGATGTCCAG ttACGGTTAAACTCGATTAAAAAATTGTCGACAATAGCACTTGCGCTGGGAGAGGAGCGTACACGTTCTGAGCTAATTCCATTTTTGACCGAAACAATTTATGACGAAGATGAAGTACTTTTAGCATTGGCTGATCAACTTGGCAATTTTACAA GTTTGGTAGGTGGGCCAGAATATGCCATGTACTTGATACCACCCCTTGAGAGCTTAGCAACAGTTGAAGAAACTGTGGTTCGCGACAAAGCAGTAGAATCCTTACGTACAGTAGCAGCAGAGCATAGCGCTCAAGATTTAGAAATCCATGTGGTACCAACATTGCAACGTTTGGTTTCTGGTGACTGGTTCACTTCACGTACTTCGGCCTGTGGACTCTTCTCGGTTTGCTATCCGAGAGTGTCTCAACCTGTGAAAGCCGAACTGCGTGCAAATTTCCGTAAGTTGTGTCAGGATGAAACACCAATGGTTCGACGTGCTGCTGCAAGCAAATTGGGTGAATTCGCTAAAGTGGTGGAAATAGAATATCTGAAGTCAGATTTGATTCCGAATTTTGTGCAATTAGCACAAGACGATCAG GACTCCGTTCGTTTGTTGGCAGTAGAAGCCTGTGTTAGCATTGCCCAATTGCTACCTCAAGAGGATGTGGAACat TTGGTTTTGCCAACACTACGACAGTGTGCTAGCGATTCTTCTTGGCGTGTGCGGTATATGGTTgctgaaaaatttgttgaattgcaAAAGGCCGTTGGCCCGGAAATAACCCGTGTCGATTTAGTACCCGCTTTTCAG TATTTACTAAAGGACGCTGAAGCTGAAGTACGTGCAGCAGTTGCCACAAAGGTAAAGGACTTTTGCGCCAATCTAGACAAAACCAATCAAGTTCAGATTATTATGACTTCAATATTGCCATATGTGCGCGATTTAGTGTCTGATCCTAACCCTCACGTAAAATCAGCCTTGGCATCGGTTATTATGGGGTTAAGTCCTATGTTGGGCGCATACAATACTGTTGAACATCTTTTACCCTTATTCCTCACACAACTAAAGGATGAATGTCCTGAGGTTAGGTTGAATATAATTTCAAACCTAGACTGTGTTAACGACGTCATTGGTATCCAGCAACTCTCGCAG TCGTTATTGCCAGCTATTGTGGAACTAGCTGAAGACTCTAAATGGCGTGTGCGTTTGGCTATTATTGAATATATGCCCGCCTTGGCAGGCCAATTGGGCCAAGAATTCTTCGATCAAAAACTTCGTGGCTTATGTATGGGATGGTTGAATGATCATGTGTACGCTATTCGGGAGGCGGCTACATTGAATATGAAAAAACTAGTTGAGCAGTTTGGTGCCCAATGGGCCGAACAAGCCATTATTCCTATGATTTTGGTTATGTCGCGCAATAAAAACTACTTGCATC gtaTGACGTGCCTGTTTTGTCTAAACATGCTTGCCGAAGTTTGTGGCACAGATATCACTACAAAATTGCTTCTACCAACAGTGCTCCTATTGGCGACAGATCCTGTAGCAAATGTTCGATTTAATGTTGCTAAAACTCTACAGAAGATATCTCCGTTTCTTGAGGCTAGTGTTATCGACTCCCAAGTAAAACCAACACTTGAGAAACTAAATGCTGATCCTGATGTTGACGTAAAACATTTCGCTTCAGAAGCCATTGCGGGTATCGCTGCAG ccgAAGTAAAAAATGGCAAGGATTAA
- the LOC129247545 gene encoding serine/threonine-protein phosphatase PP2A 65 kDa regulatory subunit isoform X1 yields the protein MAASDKSVDDSLYPIAVLIDELKNEDVQLRLNSIKKLSTIALALGEERTRSELIPFLTETIYDEDEVLLALADQLGNFTSLVGGPEYAMYLIPPLESLATVEETVVRDKAVESLRTVAAEHSAQDLEIHVVPTLQRLVSGDWFTSRTSACGLFSVCYPRVSQPVKAELRANFRKLCQDETPMVRRAAASKLGEFAKVVEIEYLKSDLIPNFVQLAQDDQDSVRLLAVEACVSIAQLLPQEDVEHLVLPTLRQCASDSSWRVRYMVAEKFVELQKAVGPEITRVDLVPAFQYLLKDAEAEVRAAVATKVKDFCANLDKTNQVQIIMTSILPYVRDLVSDPNPHVKSALASVIMGLSPMLGAYNTVEHLLPLFLTQLKDECPEVRLNIISNLDCVNDVIGIQQLSQSLLPAIVELAEDSKWRVRLAIIEYMPALAGQLGQEFFDQKLRGLCMGWLNDHVYAIREAATLNMKKLVEQFGAQWAEQAIIPMILVMSRNKNYLHRMTCLFCLNMLAEVCGTDITTKLLLPTVLLLATDPVANVRFNVAKTLQKISPFLEASVIDSQVKPTLEKLNADPDVDVKHFASEAIAGIAAEMELDIFRSVIPPVEGKANSASLMAKLAVQPPPESITEENAFNSEVKNGKD from the exons atggcAGCAAGCGACAAGTCTGTCGATGACTCCCTTTACCCGATCGCTGTACTAATCGATGAGTTGAAAAATGAGGATGTCCAG ttACGGTTAAACTCGATTAAAAAATTGTCGACAATAGCACTTGCGCTGGGAGAGGAGCGTACACGTTCTGAGCTAATTCCATTTTTGACCGAAACAATTTATGACGAAGATGAAGTACTTTTAGCATTGGCTGATCAACTTGGCAATTTTACAA GTTTGGTAGGTGGGCCAGAATATGCCATGTACTTGATACCACCCCTTGAGAGCTTAGCAACAGTTGAAGAAACTGTGGTTCGCGACAAAGCAGTAGAATCCTTACGTACAGTAGCAGCAGAGCATAGCGCTCAAGATTTAGAAATCCATGTGGTACCAACATTGCAACGTTTGGTTTCTGGTGACTGGTTCACTTCACGTACTTCGGCCTGTGGACTCTTCTCGGTTTGCTATCCGAGAGTGTCTCAACCTGTGAAAGCCGAACTGCGTGCAAATTTCCGTAAGTTGTGTCAGGATGAAACACCAATGGTTCGACGTGCTGCTGCAAGCAAATTGGGTGAATTCGCTAAAGTGGTGGAAATAGAATATCTGAAGTCAGATTTGATTCCGAATTTTGTGCAATTAGCACAAGACGATCAG GACTCCGTTCGTTTGTTGGCAGTAGAAGCCTGTGTTAGCATTGCCCAATTGCTACCTCAAGAGGATGTGGAACat TTGGTTTTGCCAACACTACGACAGTGTGCTAGCGATTCTTCTTGGCGTGTGCGGTATATGGTTgctgaaaaatttgttgaattgcaAAAGGCCGTTGGCCCGGAAATAACCCGTGTCGATTTAGTACCCGCTTTTCAG TATTTACTAAAGGACGCTGAAGCTGAAGTACGTGCAGCAGTTGCCACAAAGGTAAAGGACTTTTGCGCCAATCTAGACAAAACCAATCAAGTTCAGATTATTATGACTTCAATATTGCCATATGTGCGCGATTTAGTGTCTGATCCTAACCCTCACGTAAAATCAGCCTTGGCATCGGTTATTATGGGGTTAAGTCCTATGTTGGGCGCATACAATACTGTTGAACATCTTTTACCCTTATTCCTCACACAACTAAAGGATGAATGTCCTGAGGTTAGGTTGAATATAATTTCAAACCTAGACTGTGTTAACGACGTCATTGGTATCCAGCAACTCTCGCAG TCGTTATTGCCAGCTATTGTGGAACTAGCTGAAGACTCTAAATGGCGTGTGCGTTTGGCTATTATTGAATATATGCCCGCCTTGGCAGGCCAATTGGGCCAAGAATTCTTCGATCAAAAACTTCGTGGCTTATGTATGGGATGGTTGAATGATCATGTGTACGCTATTCGGGAGGCGGCTACATTGAATATGAAAAAACTAGTTGAGCAGTTTGGTGCCCAATGGGCCGAACAAGCCATTATTCCTATGATTTTGGTTATGTCGCGCAATAAAAACTACTTGCATC gtaTGACGTGCCTGTTTTGTCTAAACATGCTTGCCGAAGTTTGTGGCACAGATATCACTACAAAATTGCTTCTACCAACAGTGCTCCTATTGGCGACAGATCCTGTAGCAAATGTTCGATTTAATGTTGCTAAAACTCTACAGAAGATATCTCCGTTTCTTGAGGCTAGTGTTATCGACTCCCAAGTAAAACCAACACTTGAGAAACTAAATGCTGATCCTGATGTTGACGTAAAACATTTCGCTTCAGAAGCCATTGCGGGTATCGCTGCAG AAATGGAATTAGACATTTTTAGATCGGTTATCCCGCCAGTTGAGGGCAAAGCGAACTCTGCGTCCTTAATGGCAAAATTGGCTGTTCAGCCGCCTCCAGAAAGTATTACTGAGGAAAATGCATTTAACT ccgAAGTAAAAAATGGCAAGGATTAA
- the LOC129247545 gene encoding serine/threonine-protein phosphatase PP2A 65 kDa regulatory subunit isoform X4: MAASDKSVDDSLYPIAVLIDELKNEDVQLRLNSIKKLSTIALALGEERTRSELIPFLTETIYDEDEVLLALADQLGNFTSLVGGPEYAMYLIPPLESLATVEETVVRDKAVESLRTVAAEHSAQDLEIHVVPTLQRLVSGDWFTSRTSACGLFSVCYPRVSQPVKAELRANFRKLCQDETPMVRRAAASKLGEFAKVVEIEYLKSDLIPNFVQLAQDDQDSVRLLAVEACVSIAQLLPQEDVEHLVLPTLRQCASDSSWRVRYMVAEKFVELQKAVGPEITRVDLVPAFQYLLKDAEAEVRAAVATKVKDFCANLDKTNQVQIIMTSILPYVRDLVSDPNPHVKSALASVIMGLSPMLGAYNTVEHLLPLFLTQLKDECPEVRLNIISNLDCVNDVIGIQQLSQSLLPAIVELAEDSKWRVRLAIIEYMPALAGQLGQEFFDQKLRGLCMGWLNDHVYAIREAATLNMKKLVEQFGAQWAEQAIIPMILVMSRNKNYLHRMTCLFCLNMLAEVCGTDITTKLLLPTVLLLATDPVANVRFNVAKTLQKISPFLEASVIDSQVKPTLEKLNADPDVDVKHFASEAIAGIAAA; this comes from the exons atggcAGCAAGCGACAAGTCTGTCGATGACTCCCTTTACCCGATCGCTGTACTAATCGATGAGTTGAAAAATGAGGATGTCCAG ttACGGTTAAACTCGATTAAAAAATTGTCGACAATAGCACTTGCGCTGGGAGAGGAGCGTACACGTTCTGAGCTAATTCCATTTTTGACCGAAACAATTTATGACGAAGATGAAGTACTTTTAGCATTGGCTGATCAACTTGGCAATTTTACAA GTTTGGTAGGTGGGCCAGAATATGCCATGTACTTGATACCACCCCTTGAGAGCTTAGCAACAGTTGAAGAAACTGTGGTTCGCGACAAAGCAGTAGAATCCTTACGTACAGTAGCAGCAGAGCATAGCGCTCAAGATTTAGAAATCCATGTGGTACCAACATTGCAACGTTTGGTTTCTGGTGACTGGTTCACTTCACGTACTTCGGCCTGTGGACTCTTCTCGGTTTGCTATCCGAGAGTGTCTCAACCTGTGAAAGCCGAACTGCGTGCAAATTTCCGTAAGTTGTGTCAGGATGAAACACCAATGGTTCGACGTGCTGCTGCAAGCAAATTGGGTGAATTCGCTAAAGTGGTGGAAATAGAATATCTGAAGTCAGATTTGATTCCGAATTTTGTGCAATTAGCACAAGACGATCAG GACTCCGTTCGTTTGTTGGCAGTAGAAGCCTGTGTTAGCATTGCCCAATTGCTACCTCAAGAGGATGTGGAACat TTGGTTTTGCCAACACTACGACAGTGTGCTAGCGATTCTTCTTGGCGTGTGCGGTATATGGTTgctgaaaaatttgttgaattgcaAAAGGCCGTTGGCCCGGAAATAACCCGTGTCGATTTAGTACCCGCTTTTCAG TATTTACTAAAGGACGCTGAAGCTGAAGTACGTGCAGCAGTTGCCACAAAGGTAAAGGACTTTTGCGCCAATCTAGACAAAACCAATCAAGTTCAGATTATTATGACTTCAATATTGCCATATGTGCGCGATTTAGTGTCTGATCCTAACCCTCACGTAAAATCAGCCTTGGCATCGGTTATTATGGGGTTAAGTCCTATGTTGGGCGCATACAATACTGTTGAACATCTTTTACCCTTATTCCTCACACAACTAAAGGATGAATGTCCTGAGGTTAGGTTGAATATAATTTCAAACCTAGACTGTGTTAACGACGTCATTGGTATCCAGCAACTCTCGCAG TCGTTATTGCCAGCTATTGTGGAACTAGCTGAAGACTCTAAATGGCGTGTGCGTTTGGCTATTATTGAATATATGCCCGCCTTGGCAGGCCAATTGGGCCAAGAATTCTTCGATCAAAAACTTCGTGGCTTATGTATGGGATGGTTGAATGATCATGTGTACGCTATTCGGGAGGCGGCTACATTGAATATGAAAAAACTAGTTGAGCAGTTTGGTGCCCAATGGGCCGAACAAGCCATTATTCCTATGATTTTGGTTATGTCGCGCAATAAAAACTACTTGCATC gtaTGACGTGCCTGTTTTGTCTAAACATGCTTGCCGAAGTTTGTGGCACAGATATCACTACAAAATTGCTTCTACCAACAGTGCTCCTATTGGCGACAGATCCTGTAGCAAATGTTCGATTTAATGTTGCTAAAACTCTACAGAAGATATCTCCGTTTCTTGAGGCTAGTGTTATCGACTCCCAAGTAAAACCAACACTTGAGAAACTAAATGCTGATCCTGATGTTGACGTAAAACATTTCGCTTCAGAAGCCATTGCGGGTATCGCTGCAG CGTAA
- the LOC129247545 gene encoding serine/threonine-protein phosphatase PP2A 65 kDa regulatory subunit isoform X2, protein MAASDKSVDDSLYPIAVLIDELKNEDVQLRLNSIKKLSTIALALGEERTRSELIPFLTETIYDEDEVLLALADQLGNFTSLVGGPEYAMYLIPPLESLATVEETVVRDKAVESLRTVAAEHSAQDLEIHVVPTLQRLVSGDWFTSRTSACGLFSVCYPRVSQPVKAELRANFRKLCQDETPMVRRAAASKLGEFAKVVEIEYLKSDLIPNFVQLAQDDQDSVRLLAVEACVSIAQLLPQEDVEHLVLPTLRQCASDSSWRVRYMVAEKFVELQKAVGPEITRVDLVPAFQYLLKDAEAEVRAAVATKVKDFCANLDKTNQVQIIMTSILPYVRDLVSDPNPHVKSALASVIMGLSPMLGAYNTVEHLLPLFLTQLKDECPEVRLNIISNLDCVNDVIGIQQLSQSLLPAIVELAEDSKWRVRLAIIEYMPALAGQLGQEFFDQKLRGLCMGWLNDHVYAIREAATLNMKKLVEQFGAQWAEQAIIPMILVMSRNKNYLHRMTCLFCLNMLAEVCGTDITTKLLLPTVLLLATDPVANVRFNVAKTLQKISPFLEASVIDSQVKPTLEKLNADPDVDVKHFASEAIAGIAAEMELDIFRSVIPPVEGKANSASLMAKLAVQPPPESITEENAFNS, encoded by the exons atggcAGCAAGCGACAAGTCTGTCGATGACTCCCTTTACCCGATCGCTGTACTAATCGATGAGTTGAAAAATGAGGATGTCCAG ttACGGTTAAACTCGATTAAAAAATTGTCGACAATAGCACTTGCGCTGGGAGAGGAGCGTACACGTTCTGAGCTAATTCCATTTTTGACCGAAACAATTTATGACGAAGATGAAGTACTTTTAGCATTGGCTGATCAACTTGGCAATTTTACAA GTTTGGTAGGTGGGCCAGAATATGCCATGTACTTGATACCACCCCTTGAGAGCTTAGCAACAGTTGAAGAAACTGTGGTTCGCGACAAAGCAGTAGAATCCTTACGTACAGTAGCAGCAGAGCATAGCGCTCAAGATTTAGAAATCCATGTGGTACCAACATTGCAACGTTTGGTTTCTGGTGACTGGTTCACTTCACGTACTTCGGCCTGTGGACTCTTCTCGGTTTGCTATCCGAGAGTGTCTCAACCTGTGAAAGCCGAACTGCGTGCAAATTTCCGTAAGTTGTGTCAGGATGAAACACCAATGGTTCGACGTGCTGCTGCAAGCAAATTGGGTGAATTCGCTAAAGTGGTGGAAATAGAATATCTGAAGTCAGATTTGATTCCGAATTTTGTGCAATTAGCACAAGACGATCAG GACTCCGTTCGTTTGTTGGCAGTAGAAGCCTGTGTTAGCATTGCCCAATTGCTACCTCAAGAGGATGTGGAACat TTGGTTTTGCCAACACTACGACAGTGTGCTAGCGATTCTTCTTGGCGTGTGCGGTATATGGTTgctgaaaaatttgttgaattgcaAAAGGCCGTTGGCCCGGAAATAACCCGTGTCGATTTAGTACCCGCTTTTCAG TATTTACTAAAGGACGCTGAAGCTGAAGTACGTGCAGCAGTTGCCACAAAGGTAAAGGACTTTTGCGCCAATCTAGACAAAACCAATCAAGTTCAGATTATTATGACTTCAATATTGCCATATGTGCGCGATTTAGTGTCTGATCCTAACCCTCACGTAAAATCAGCCTTGGCATCGGTTATTATGGGGTTAAGTCCTATGTTGGGCGCATACAATACTGTTGAACATCTTTTACCCTTATTCCTCACACAACTAAAGGATGAATGTCCTGAGGTTAGGTTGAATATAATTTCAAACCTAGACTGTGTTAACGACGTCATTGGTATCCAGCAACTCTCGCAG TCGTTATTGCCAGCTATTGTGGAACTAGCTGAAGACTCTAAATGGCGTGTGCGTTTGGCTATTATTGAATATATGCCCGCCTTGGCAGGCCAATTGGGCCAAGAATTCTTCGATCAAAAACTTCGTGGCTTATGTATGGGATGGTTGAATGATCATGTGTACGCTATTCGGGAGGCGGCTACATTGAATATGAAAAAACTAGTTGAGCAGTTTGGTGCCCAATGGGCCGAACAAGCCATTATTCCTATGATTTTGGTTATGTCGCGCAATAAAAACTACTTGCATC gtaTGACGTGCCTGTTTTGTCTAAACATGCTTGCCGAAGTTTGTGGCACAGATATCACTACAAAATTGCTTCTACCAACAGTGCTCCTATTGGCGACAGATCCTGTAGCAAATGTTCGATTTAATGTTGCTAAAACTCTACAGAAGATATCTCCGTTTCTTGAGGCTAGTGTTATCGACTCCCAAGTAAAACCAACACTTGAGAAACTAAATGCTGATCCTGATGTTGACGTAAAACATTTCGCTTCAGAAGCCATTGCGGGTATCGCTGCAG AAATGGAATTAGACATTTTTAGATCGGTTATCCCGCCAGTTGAGGGCAAAGCGAACTCTGCGTCCTTAATGGCAAAATTGGCTGTTCAGCCGCCTCCAGAAAGTATTACTGAGGAAAATGCATTTAACT CGTAA
- the LOC129247546 gene encoding COP9 signalosome complex subunit 8 — MQERKYSDLMQKLELEELSTSIDAESYAQLLAAYLYQDKLSDAKFLWKRIPQALKKDNNELQRLNIVMCTLIVNNSHEFFKQMDYPWSSNIKQIMNDLFERVRRDVLSLVGQAYISIFEQELMQMTQLSKDELRQRCLALDWKFENGDQKAVVIPKKPEPTAEFKASSEDLLLKLTDFVSFLEN; from the exons ATGCAGGAACGTAAATATAGTGATTTAATGCAGAAACTCGAATTGGAGGAGTTAAGT ACAAGCATCGATGCGGAATCCTATGCGCAGCTGCTGGCAGCTTACCTTTATCAGGATAAACT atccgatgcaaaatttttatggaaacgAATACCGCAAGCATTGAAGAAAGACAACAACGAATTGCAAAGGTTGAATATAGTCATGTGTACGCTTATAGTTAATAATTCTCacgaatttttcaaacaaatggaTTATCCGTGGTCGAGTAATATCAAGCAAATAATGAACGATCtttttg agCGAGTGCGACGAGATGTGCTGTCTTTAGTAGGTCAAGCTTATATATCCATTTTCGAGCAAGAGCTAATGCAAATGACTCAGTTATCAAAAGACGAATTGAGGCAAAGATGTCTGGCGCTGGACTGGAAATTCGAAAATGGAGACCAAAAAGCAGTCGTTATTCCTAAAAAGCCTGAACCTACAGCAGAATTTAAAGCTAGTTCTGAAGatctgcttttaaaattaacaGATTTTGTTTCGTTCctggaaaattaa